ACCGTAGGGAGGCAGTCGATGAGCCGTGCTGCCGGATCCCAAGAAGATCCGATGAAGCCTCAGCCGGCGTCGCCGTACGTCATGCGGAGGTGCTCCGCGTAGCCCCCGGGCGTCCTGCCGACGAACCGTCCGCTCGTCACGACCGGGAACGCCGTCGTCGCCCGGACGTCGAGACCGAGCGCCCGAGCCCGCTCCACGAGCCGCACGTCCTCGTGCTCGGGCACCGGGTCGAAGCCGCCGAGCGCACGGTGGGCATCGGCCCGCACGCCGAGGTTCGCGCCGTGCACGTGACCGAGCGTCGCGCCCGGCGGGTGTGCGAGCCGCCACCTCGCGAGCACGGCCGGTTCGAGGTCGTCGGGCTCCGGGACGACGGCACCCACGAGCACGTGGGCCCCGGCGGCGAGGGCGTCGGCCTGCTGGACGAGCCACGCCCCGTGCACCCGCGAGTCCGCGTCCGTGTGCGCGAGCCAGTGCTCCGCGTCGGGTCCGCCGGCACGGAGGGCGTGGCGTGCGCCGGTGCTGCGCGCCCGCCCCACCCCGACCGGAGCCGTGACG
This is a stretch of genomic DNA from Curtobacterium sp. 458. It encodes these proteins:
- a CDS encoding glycosyltransferase; the encoded protein is MTRLDVVVPAHDEEDTIAACVDALAAAVRELHRERPAVEVGVTVVLDGCTDRTAEALGARTAADPTWRSTTLDVVVTAPVGVGRARSTGARHALRAGGPDAEHWLAHTDADSRVHGAWLVQQADALAAGAHVLVGAVVPEPDDLEPAVLARWRLAHPPGATLGHVHGANLGVRADAHRALGGFDPVPEHEDVRLVERARALGLDVRATTAFPVVTSGRFVGRTPGGYAEHLRMTYGDAG